One genomic window of Nasonia vitripennis strain AsymCx chromosome 1 unlocalized genomic scaffold, Nvit_psr_1.1 chr1_random0013, whole genome shotgun sequence includes the following:
- the LOC100679620 gene encoding NADH dehydrogenase [ubiquinone] 1 alpha subcomplex assembly factor 3, with product MSVLFRKLINSHSASLLKRCMHLTSIRPSYEGEGKTTVTLLNNNFDYGLMIDNISQHGFILNNGVRIIGPMVIFPKTTLSWNIAASPDMNEESFSLLLNLEPKLDILVIGLDDDYPYNAPFLLNLKDLFKKHDISTEIVSVFKACSTFNFLNAENRYAAAALIPPRITYTEDVLLQRPNQDPKKIQVADRMDKDPLLYNYKQNEVSSQVLVQKQKEFEESLRVRSPWRKEDKPYNILNDQNTTSPLGKKTKK from the exons ATGTCTGTTTTATTTAGGAAGTTGATAAATTCGCATTCTGCAAGCTTGTTAAAAAG gtGTATGCACCTAACATCCATACGCCCATCATATGAAGGAGAAGGAAAAACTACTGTGACGCTTCTGAATAATAACTTTGACTATGGGCTCATGATTGATAATATTAGTCAA catggatttatattaaataatggaGTAAGGATCATAGGACCTATGGTCATTTTTCCAAAAACTACGTTGAGTTGGAACATTGCTGCATCTCCTGACATGAATGAAGAGTCTTTTTCTCTGCTTTTGAATCTTGAACCAAAACTGGATATTCTTGTCATCGGATTGGATGATGACTATCCATATAATGCCCCATTCTTGCTGAATCTTAAAGATCTATTCAAAAAACATGATATTTCAACCGAAATAGTGTCAGTTTTTAAAGCATGTTCAACATTCAACTTTCTCAATGCTGAGAACAGATATGCAGCTGCAGCATTGATTCCTCCAAGAATAACATATACTGAAGACGTGCTGCTACAAAGACCAAACCAAGATCCAAAAAAGATTCAAGTAGCTGACCGTATGGATAAAGACCCACtactttataattataaacaaaatgaagTTAGTTCACAGGTACTAgtacaaaaacaaaaagaattcGAAGAATCTTTGAGAGTGAGATCTCCTTGGAGAAAGGAAGACAAACCATACAATATACTAAATGATCAAAACACAACCTCACCACTTGgcaaaaaaactaaaaaatga